Proteins encoded in a region of the Aliivibrio fischeri ATCC 7744 = JCM 18803 = DSM 507 genome:
- a CDS encoding glycosyltransferase family protein produces the protein MKPDLIVFGEDWGGLPSSTQHLIKQLSLTRKVVWVNSIGLRQPRFSIHDIKRVWRKLTQKRAVQAHNENEAPFTTVNIKTIPAPKGTFARWVAKKLIINQLKPILQKEKLNQPILWTSLPTVADVCGELGEKSVVYYCGDDFGALAGVDHSTVIQHEQKLIDKADLILAASKKLLVKFPKGKTQLLTHGVDFTLFNQPVPRAKDLPNDGRPIAGFYGSLSDWLDYDLLNQVIADNPLWHFVFIGKNELTYNPFKNHPNLHLLGPKMHYHLPRYSQHWQANLLPFVDNEQIRACNPLKLLEYLATGTPIISTSFPALAPYIAEIHTVNSTQDFTTHLNNIYSNWLNSSVNNKNTQQAALTKKHTWQAKAQQLDVWLEAL, from the coding sequence ATGAAGCCTGATTTGATTGTATTTGGAGAAGATTGGGGAGGACTTCCCTCAAGTACCCAACACTTAATAAAACAACTATCGCTTACTCGAAAAGTAGTGTGGGTTAACTCTATTGGTTTACGCCAGCCTCGCTTCTCAATTCATGATATAAAACGAGTGTGGAGAAAGCTGACACAAAAAAGAGCTGTTCAAGCCCATAATGAAAATGAGGCTCCGTTTACAACGGTAAATATCAAAACCATCCCTGCGCCAAAGGGAACATTTGCTCGTTGGGTTGCAAAAAAGCTTATCATCAATCAACTTAAGCCTATTTTGCAAAAAGAAAAACTAAACCAACCTATCTTATGGACATCATTACCTACGGTTGCTGATGTGTGTGGTGAACTAGGTGAAAAAAGCGTGGTTTATTATTGTGGTGATGATTTTGGTGCATTAGCTGGTGTTGACCACAGCACAGTAATACAGCATGAACAAAAACTCATTGATAAAGCAGATCTTATCCTAGCCGCCAGTAAAAAGTTACTAGTAAAATTTCCTAAAGGAAAAACCCAATTATTAACCCATGGTGTTGATTTCACATTATTTAATCAACCAGTACCAAGAGCAAAAGATCTGCCTAATGATGGGCGCCCTATTGCTGGTTTTTATGGCAGCCTATCCGACTGGCTTGATTACGACTTGCTAAATCAAGTTATTGCAGACAACCCACTTTGGCATTTCGTTTTTATCGGAAAAAATGAATTAACGTATAACCCATTTAAAAATCATCCTAATTTGCACTTACTTGGCCCCAAAATGCACTACCACTTGCCAAGATATAGTCAGCATTGGCAAGCAAACCTACTCCCATTTGTTGATAATGAACAAATTAGAGCCTGTAATCCTTTAAAACTATTAGAATATTTAGCAACAGGGACGCCTATTATTAGCACTTCATTTCCAGCGTTAGCGCCTTATATTGCTGAAATTCACACTGTAAATTCAACTCAAGATTTTACGACTCATTTAAACAATATTTATTCTAATTGGCTCAATTCATCAGTAAATAACAAAAACACTCAGCAAGCCGCATTAACTAAAAAGCATACATGGCAAGCAAAAGCACAACAGCTTGATGTGTGGTTGGAGGCATTATGA
- a CDS encoding acyltransferase yields MNTLSIYRFKQWLKEGESPLALTLFRIAKSIRHFELPTPRLLNKVLYGLHKTLCTQWQAFTHLIFYVPAFKGRLESYGKRTLLYGGLPFFSGPLTMRIGNDCRISGQTTFSGRTNSDNPTLEVGNNVDICWQTTIAVGNKVIIGDNVRIAGQGFLCGYPGHPIDPTERALGKPELDSQVGDIILEQDVWLGSRVSIIGNVTVGEGTIVASGSVVTKSLPSFVLAAGNPAKVIKKLDVNSLNTIKEEIRYEA; encoded by the coding sequence ATGAACACATTATCAATTTATCGTTTTAAACAGTGGCTAAAAGAAGGAGAGAGTCCGCTAGCTCTGACACTATTTCGTATAGCGAAATCCATCCGACATTTTGAGTTGCCAACTCCTCGCCTGCTTAACAAGGTGCTTTATGGGTTGCACAAGACTCTATGTACTCAATGGCAAGCATTTACTCACCTCATCTTCTATGTTCCAGCTTTCAAAGGTCGTTTAGAAAGTTATGGGAAACGCACACTGCTTTACGGTGGCTTACCTTTCTTTAGTGGTCCTTTAACAATGCGTATTGGTAATGACTGCCGCATTTCAGGGCAAACGACCTTTAGTGGGCGAACGAATTCAGATAATCCAACCTTAGAAGTGGGAAACAATGTCGATATTTGTTGGCAAACTACTATTGCTGTAGGCAACAAAGTCATTATTGGTGACAATGTGCGAATTGCAGGACAAGGTTTTTTATGTGGGTATCCAGGGCATCCCATTGATCCAACAGAGCGAGCTTTAGGGAAACCCGAACTAGATAGTCAAGTGGGCGATATTATCTTAGAGCAAGACGTATGGCTTGGCTCTCGAGTGAGTATTATCGGCAACGTTACGGTTGGTGAAGGAACTATTGTTGCATCTGGTAGTGTCGTGACCAAAAGCCTTCCATCTTTTGTACTTGCCGCCGGAAATCCGGCAAAAGTAATCAAAAAATTAGATGTTAATTCCTTAAATACAATCAAAGAGGAAATTCGCTATGAAGCCTGA
- a CDS encoding O-antigen ligase family protein codes for MIDNNVPLQSQSLQWFTAVVCSLLAGALWHLFPHPALIVVLGIIPLAVLYTLNRPFLMVLFFVIFSFFRIHEVFPQLYSLKIPLLLSLGSLAALAWQVGITRQIKLFWCKEFTLLTCFLFLIIVGIVLAGNRPIAIEYFKNIYWKIILMTFAIAVLVRTPQQLTFTLRAITIAGVLVGIVAIQNKLGGIGLVEETRVTIGRELGSMLGDPNDLALVLMFPTSFAVGLLVTHQLPWHQRLIGFIAIPILFWAIIATQSRGGLLGIMAVFGIYGLQRIKSKALLLSIAILAGGILFAIAGISDRASGGSAEAGVDASAMGRLYAWEAAFKMALANPLTGVGLDNFYSNYFYYSPHWDGLNHAVHSTWFGVLAETGFLGLSIFIALIVVLIKNANHTLQSVKAVKDRIDPAIYTSAQAVFAGLMGTIVSGTFLTQGFNWPIYILAALVVAVGKTAQVALNQLKE; via the coding sequence ATGATAGATAATAATGTGCCACTTCAATCTCAATCATTACAATGGTTTACAGCTGTTGTATGCTCATTGCTAGCAGGAGCCTTGTGGCACTTATTTCCTCATCCAGCATTAATTGTTGTACTAGGTATAATTCCTCTTGCCGTTTTATATACATTAAATCGTCCATTTTTAATGGTATTATTTTTCGTCATTTTTTCCTTCTTCCGAATTCACGAGGTTTTTCCTCAACTTTACTCTTTAAAAATCCCACTATTGTTGTCTCTAGGATCACTTGCAGCTCTAGCTTGGCAAGTTGGGATTACTCGTCAAATTAAATTATTCTGGTGTAAAGAATTTACCTTACTTACTTGTTTTTTATTTTTGATTATCGTGGGTATTGTATTGGCTGGTAACCGTCCAATTGCTATTGAATACTTTAAAAACATCTATTGGAAAATTATTTTAATGACTTTCGCTATTGCCGTATTAGTCAGAACACCACAGCAACTAACCTTCACTTTAAGAGCAATCACCATTGCAGGCGTACTCGTCGGGATCGTAGCCATTCAAAATAAACTAGGAGGTATTGGATTAGTAGAAGAGACCCGTGTAACCATAGGGCGAGAACTCGGTTCTATGTTGGGAGATCCTAATGATTTAGCACTAGTACTTATGTTCCCTACATCTTTTGCTGTAGGTCTACTAGTAACCCATCAATTACCTTGGCATCAACGTCTCATTGGTTTTATCGCTATTCCTATTCTATTTTGGGCAATTATAGCAACACAAAGTCGAGGCGGATTATTAGGCATAATGGCCGTTTTTGGTATTTATGGCTTACAACGTATCAAGTCAAAAGCTTTATTGTTATCTATCGCTATCCTTGCTGGCGGTATATTATTCGCCATTGCTGGTATCTCAGATAGAGCTTCAGGAGGCTCGGCAGAAGCAGGCGTTGACGCATCAGCAATGGGACGTTTATACGCATGGGAAGCTGCTTTTAAGATGGCATTAGCCAACCCATTAACAGGTGTAGGTTTAGATAATTTTTATTCCAATTATTTCTATTATAGCCCTCACTGGGACGGATTAAATCATGCCGTTCATAGTACATGGTTTGGGGTTCTTGCTGAAACAGGCTTTCTAGGTCTAAGTATCTTTATTGCTCTTATTGTCGTACTAATTAAAAATGCCAACCACACTTTACAATCGGTTAAAGCAGTTAAAGACCGAATTGATCCCGCAATCTATACCAGTGCTCAAGCTGTATTTGCAGGGTTAATGGGAACCATAGTATCGGGAACATTTTTGACTCAAGGTTTCAATTGGCCAATCTATATTTTAGCGGCACTTGTCGTCGCGGTAGGTAAAACAGCTCAGGTTGCATTAAACCAATTAAAAGAGTAA
- a CDS encoding lipopolysaccharide biosynthesis protein — protein sequence MSLFPLSPALKNMALYGISIVLMKGVSLFMLPYIANHIPQYELGRLELLATFAMILSVVLGFSLHEALYRFAGAEQDPHKKRKITAQIFTLTMIVGAVSLPIIWIMSPFFNEFKPEYASTIELELLLMPLAFEGMIAVVLASLRMQDKAQLFFYLTTGRALLQAILTVIVLQQGYGVTAILLAGFISAVIQIIALVYIQMNENLKVENTSYVFSKDIAQLCLPYCFPLMLSGLIAFGLNGFERWVLAENTSFNDIALYAVALKFSLALTLLMQPFCMWWMPKRFDYLHAKGNKLTAQITESSLVLLCSLTILVSYLAPVLIDWLMPADYQSAKHIAVALIIVSAIKELNELINIGVLAKKKTNALLWINGVATIIGVALIIMLTPIYGVSGVLVSLIIAQLLRVMVTFILSQRYHNLPYSMGKLAVIFLITTISIALSLSGYSTLLHLVIAVASTATLVVFAFQLSLITFPKKEQTGKTL from the coding sequence ATGAGTCTATTTCCTTTATCTCCGGCACTCAAAAATATGGCTCTATATGGCATAAGTATCGTGCTAATGAAAGGCGTATCTTTGTTCATGCTGCCATATATTGCCAATCATATTCCACAATATGAATTAGGACGTTTAGAGCTATTAGCCACTTTTGCAATGATTTTAAGTGTAGTTCTTGGATTTTCACTGCATGAAGCTCTTTATCGTTTTGCAGGCGCAGAGCAAGATCCTCATAAAAAAAGAAAAATAACTGCACAGATATTCACATTAACCATGATTGTTGGGGCAGTATCTCTTCCTATTATTTGGATAATGAGTCCTTTCTTTAATGAATTTAAACCTGAGTATGCCAGTACAATCGAGCTTGAATTATTACTCATGCCTTTAGCGTTTGAAGGAATGATTGCCGTTGTTTTAGCCTCTTTAAGAATGCAGGATAAAGCGCAATTATTCTTCTATTTAACAACAGGTCGAGCCTTACTTCAGGCCATCTTAACCGTTATTGTTTTACAACAAGGTTATGGCGTAACTGCTATTTTACTTGCTGGTTTTATCAGTGCAGTAATACAAATAATTGCTTTGGTTTACATACAAATGAATGAAAACCTGAAAGTGGAAAATACAAGTTATGTATTTAGCAAAGACATTGCACAACTATGCCTTCCATATTGCTTTCCATTAATGCTAAGTGGATTGATTGCTTTTGGTTTAAATGGTTTTGAACGTTGGGTGCTTGCGGAAAATACCAGTTTCAATGACATTGCTTTATATGCCGTAGCACTTAAGTTCTCTCTTGCTCTCACACTACTAATGCAGCCATTTTGCATGTGGTGGATGCCTAAACGGTTTGATTACTTACATGCAAAAGGAAATAAACTAACGGCGCAGATAACAGAAAGTAGTCTTGTACTACTGTGCTCATTAACGATCCTAGTCAGCTACTTAGCTCCTGTATTAATCGATTGGCTGATGCCAGCAGACTATCAATCAGCAAAACATATTGCAGTTGCCTTGATCATCGTTTCAGCAATTAAAGAATTAAATGAGTTAATTAATATTGGTGTACTTGCTAAGAAAAAAACAAACGCATTACTTTGGATTAATGGCGTAGCTACAATCATAGGAGTTGCACTAATTATTATGTTAACGCCAATATACGGTGTATCAGGCGTTCTTGTTTCATTGATTATCGCGCAACTACTACGAGTTATGGTAACGTTTATTCTATCTCAACGTTACCATAACCTTCCCTACTCAATGGGAAAATTAGCGGTTATATTTTTAATCACAACCATTTCAATTGCACTCAGCTTGTCTGGATATTCAACCCTGTTACACCTTGTTATCGCCGTTGCTTCTACGGCCACTTTGGTTGTCTTTGCTTTTCAATTAAGTCTCATCACTTTTCCTAAAAAAGAACAAACAGGAAAAACACTATGA
- a CDS encoding glycosyltransferase family 4 protein, protein MNNINHILVFDPITYAGGSKVATREMLDLINRKKHHITILTANPSSWLLRNVEMINMSHPKWLPISEHGKGYWLRQLYFCFWLIYTRIFYGKINMAVGASGPGIDMPLYLMKWLFGYQITQLIHGPVGLSRSIGLCLCRAQHIFYLKSTYPSLIAAIKQVWRKKAEHIQEENTEHLLRTHHFEAFVNGISEKNLPSPCQYHSPSLFWAASLLKWKGLDLLLEVINSTPESSRVPTRICYLLPENNALPTTEAPQEITSIEWHHQPTQLDRLRSQSNIFISTSHQEPFGLSILEALTAGMCVIIPSDGAFWDLVLTHNKNCLKYKPNDISSLQQQINKATSNIQLIKTIGKAGAHLSQGYRAEQCYLNIKLAIEKRSLSALSLNEVKQ, encoded by the coding sequence ATGAATAATATCAATCATATTTTAGTTTTCGACCCAATCACTTACGCAGGTGGTTCAAAAGTTGCCACTCGTGAAATGCTGGATTTAATTAACAGAAAAAAGCACCACATTACAATCCTTACCGCAAACCCAAGCTCTTGGTTATTACGTAATGTTGAAATGATTAACATGTCACACCCTAAATGGCTTCCAATATCAGAGCATGGTAAAGGCTATTGGTTAAGACAACTCTATTTTTGCTTTTGGTTAATTTACACCCGCATTTTCTATGGAAAAATAAACATGGCAGTTGGAGCTTCAGGCCCGGGGATCGACATGCCTCTTTATCTAATGAAATGGTTATTTGGTTATCAAATCACTCAACTTATCCATGGACCTGTTGGCTTATCTCGCTCTATTGGTCTCTGTTTATGTAGAGCTCAACACATCTTCTACTTAAAAAGCACTTACCCTTCTTTAATCGCAGCAATAAAACAAGTATGGAGAAAAAAAGCTGAACATATTCAAGAGGAGAATACTGAGCATCTATTACGAACTCACCATTTTGAAGCATTTGTGAATGGTATTAGTGAAAAGAACCTACCTTCTCCTTGTCAGTATCACTCCCCTTCACTTTTTTGGGCTGCGTCATTGTTAAAATGGAAAGGGTTAGATTTATTACTAGAAGTCATTAATTCGACTCCAGAATCTAGTCGAGTACCTACACGAATTTGCTACTTATTACCTGAAAATAATGCGCTTCCAACAACAGAAGCACCGCAAGAAATAACAAGCATTGAATGGCATCATCAACCAACTCAACTTGATCGCCTTCGTTCACAATCCAATATTTTCATATCAACAAGCCACCAAGAACCATTTGGTTTATCTATCCTTGAGGCTCTCACTGCAGGTATGTGTGTGATTATCCCTTCTGATGGTGCATTTTGGGATCTAGTATTAACGCATAATAAGAATTGCTTAAAATATAAGCCTAATGATATCAGTTCATTACAGCAACAAATCAATAAAGCGACATCTAATATTCAGTTAATAAAAACAATAGGAAAAGCAGGGGCCCATTTATCACAAGGTTACCGCGCAGAACAATGCTATTTAAATATTAAATTAGCAATAGAAAAGCGATCTCTTTCAGCTCTATCATTAAATGAGGTGAAACAATGA
- a CDS encoding glycosyltransferase family 4 protein, translating to MSKTTKTTLLFVHYGDNWIRGSEVCLINLIKSINHQKYRCILWCNQQCLADEVNKQVEVAYVTPFTLLLGWSAPRFSLSNWYHFYQQGKQIIESHNVDLIHCNSAAPCQWMNLAARHTQTPLITHLHTQYPLRDRLSLGIHLSPKLVTVSDAISQNVLMDGYKKEQLTTVPNGINTTKLNTQHKIDLRTQLGIDKSAYVLATSGSLIHRKGIDLLIDSLVLVDAVMLNIHLVIIGEGEERANLEAQVHRLKLTNNVHFLGEQCNVVGLLKSDINAYISGARDEAFGLALIEASLAQLPVIAPMVGGIPEVITHYETGFLTQPNDSESFAKAIMVFIQNPHLASRLGKKGKETVYRYFTLSQYAQQFENIYEEQLINTQSHTQPLWAAIKPVFNNLTYMSKLFVRNHIVSHFRSNDDLSKEAHHE from the coding sequence ATGTCTAAAACAACCAAAACAACCTTACTGTTTGTACATTACGGTGATAATTGGATCCGAGGCAGCGAAGTTTGTCTTATTAATCTAATTAAAAGTATTAATCATCAAAAATACCGTTGCATTTTATGGTGTAACCAACAATGCCTTGCTGATGAAGTAAATAAACAAGTTGAAGTAGCCTATGTCACGCCTTTTACCTTATTACTTGGTTGGAGTGCTCCACGATTCTCCCTCTCAAATTGGTATCACTTTTATCAACAAGGTAAACAAATTATTGAATCGCACAATGTTGACTTGATCCATTGTAATAGTGCTGCACCTTGCCAATGGATGAACCTTGCTGCTCGTCATACACAAACCCCATTAATCACTCACCTACATACCCAATATCCACTAAGAGACAGACTGAGCTTAGGTATTCATTTAAGCCCTAAGTTAGTCACGGTAAGTGATGCCATTAGCCAAAACGTACTAATGGATGGATACAAAAAAGAACAGCTAACAACAGTACCAAATGGAATAAATACAACAAAATTAAACACTCAACATAAAATCGATTTAAGAACCCAACTAGGTATTGATAAAAGTGCTTATGTACTAGCAACATCGGGGTCATTAATTCATCGAAAAGGAATCGACCTACTTATTGATAGCTTGGTTCTGGTTGATGCTGTAATGCTGAATATCCATTTAGTTATTATTGGTGAAGGTGAAGAAAGAGCAAACCTTGAAGCACAGGTCCACCGATTAAAACTAACCAATAACGTCCATTTTTTAGGAGAGCAATGCAACGTCGTAGGGCTATTAAAAAGTGATATTAACGCTTACATCAGCGGCGCAAGAGACGAAGCCTTTGGTTTGGCACTCATTGAGGCATCACTAGCTCAACTTCCTGTTATTGCACCTATGGTTGGTGGTATTCCAGAGGTGATCACACACTACGAAACCGGCTTTCTTACACAACCCAATGACAGCGAATCTTTTGCGAAAGCCATTATGGTGTTTATCCAAAACCCACACTTAGCTTCTCGCTTAGGCAAAAAAGGAAAAGAAACCGTTTATCGTTATTTCACCTTATCTCAATACGCACAACAATTTGAAAATATCTATGAAGAACAACTCATTAACACTCAATCGCATACTCAACCTCTATGGGCGGCAATTAAACCTGTTTTCAATAACCTAACGTATATGTCGAAATTATTTGTACGTAATCACATTGTCTCCCACTTTCGCTCAAATGACGATCTAAGCAAGGAGGCTCATCATGAATAA
- a CDS encoding glycosyltransferase family 4 protein yields MKNPNDEIWLLLDSRDFGGIESHVLQLAKGLKTFQRSVRVIFLCRYPTTHPLVALLNEANISYRFLEGSFSSLLTYTRHHNPKVIHSHGYKAALYSRLLRISQCSSHQKIRFINTYHAGEISQGKLAIYDFVDRWSAPFSHYNFAVSELIKKRIPSKTTVLNNFVNTQNLTQSEGTQIAFVGRLSHEKAPDRFLELANQLSKVQFHFYGSGPMEKDLQNNSPSNLHFHGHQNSMDAIWPHIGLLVICSRYEGLPMVALEAMGRGIPVISTPVGNMSTLICNNENGWIVNPDALPTAIKKWVNLPLIQVQTIQKNAQQTIQNTFSSQAVIPSLLSAYQI; encoded by the coding sequence ATGAAGAATCCGAATGATGAAATATGGTTGCTACTTGATAGCCGTGACTTTGGAGGTATCGAATCACACGTACTACAACTTGCGAAAGGGCTAAAAACCTTTCAACGCTCGGTACGTGTGATTTTTCTCTGCCGTTATCCTACCACTCATCCTTTAGTCGCCCTACTTAATGAAGCGAACATTTCCTATCGTTTTTTAGAGGGCTCATTTTCATCTCTATTAACCTATACACGCCACCATAACCCAAAAGTCATTCATTCGCATGGCTACAAAGCAGCGTTATATTCCAGATTATTGCGTATATCTCAATGCAGCTCCCATCAAAAAATCCGCTTTATCAATACTTATCATGCAGGTGAAATTTCACAAGGAAAACTAGCCATATATGATTTTGTTGATCGCTGGAGTGCGCCGTTCAGTCATTACAATTTTGCAGTGAGTGAATTAATTAAAAAAAGGATCCCAAGTAAAACAACCGTATTAAATAATTTTGTAAATACACAGAACTTAACCCAATCAGAAGGTACCCAAATAGCATTTGTTGGACGCCTAAGTCATGAAAAAGCCCCTGATCGTTTCCTTGAATTAGCCAATCAACTATCTAAAGTACAGTTTCATTTTTATGGCTCAGGTCCAATGGAAAAAGACTTACAAAACAACTCACCTTCCAATCTTCATTTTCACGGACATCAAAACTCAATGGATGCCATATGGCCACACATTGGATTACTTGTTATTTGCTCTCGCTATGAAGGTTTACCTATGGTTGCATTAGAAGCCATGGGACGAGGTATTCCCGTTATCTCAACCCCCGTAGGAAATATGTCGACACTCATCTGTAATAATGAAAATGGATGGATCGTTAACCCTGATGCTCTACCTACAGCAATAAAAAAATGGGTAAACTTACCGTTAATCCAAGTCCAAACCATTCAAAAAAATGCACAACAAACTATTCAAAATACTTTCTCTTCTCAGGCCGTAATCCCCTCGTTATTGTCTGCTTATCAAATTTAA
- a CDS encoding sigma-54-dependent transcriptional regulator produces MLQKVLLVEDSTSLAILYKQYVKDEPYEFFHVTTGEQAKAFMEKNPPHLVILDLKLPDMSGQDVLAWMKEKQLPTAVIIATAHGTINIAVNLLQNGADDFIEKPIQAERLKTSIANHLKRNKLEGLVEDLQNTFNRKQYQGFIGSSLPMQAVYKIIDSVAPTTASVFIYGESGTGKEVCAEAIHYQSKRSNKPFVAINCGAIPRDLMESEIFGHIKGAFTGATTDRKGAAMLANGGTLFLDELCEMELEMQKKLLRFLQTGRFTPLGGSKELSTDIRIICATNRDPLTEVNEGRFREDLYYRVHVVPIHMPPLRERGTDIIDIATFFLKKYAKEDHKKFKALKRNVELRLCNYSWPGNVRQLQNIIRNVVVLHNDTHVAIEHLPPPLNQPVTNKTAQVASKPSFTAPSQFSRNTEVAEVQHNQTEQQQISPPEEQALEASATDAINTSVIRPMADIEREVIQNAIDHCDGNVLNAAVLLELSPSTLYRKKQAWEAYEESE; encoded by the coding sequence ATGCTACAAAAAGTATTATTAGTCGAAGACTCCACTTCTCTGGCTATCCTCTACAAACAATATGTGAAAGATGAACCCTATGAATTCTTTCACGTTACTACAGGGGAGCAAGCGAAGGCATTTATGGAAAAGAATCCACCACATTTGGTGATTCTCGATTTAAAACTGCCAGATATGTCAGGGCAGGATGTACTTGCATGGATGAAAGAAAAACAATTACCTACCGCCGTTATCATTGCAACCGCTCACGGCACAATCAATATTGCGGTGAATCTTCTACAAAATGGTGCAGATGATTTTATCGAAAAACCAATCCAAGCAGAACGATTAAAAACATCCATTGCGAACCACCTAAAGCGCAACAAGTTAGAAGGGTTAGTTGAAGATTTACAAAATACATTCAACCGAAAACAGTACCAAGGCTTTATTGGCTCAAGTTTGCCTATGCAAGCCGTCTATAAAATTATTGATTCGGTAGCGCCAACCACAGCCAGTGTCTTCATTTATGGTGAAAGTGGTACAGGTAAAGAAGTATGCGCCGAGGCAATTCATTATCAAAGTAAACGCAGCAATAAGCCTTTTGTTGCCATCAATTGCGGTGCCATACCTAGAGACTTAATGGAAAGTGAGATTTTTGGTCATATAAAAGGGGCTTTTACTGGTGCAACCACCGACCGTAAAGGCGCCGCCATGTTAGCGAATGGTGGCACACTCTTTTTGGATGAATTGTGCGAAATGGAACTTGAAATGCAGAAGAAATTATTGCGTTTCTTGCAGACAGGTCGATTTACTCCATTAGGTGGAAGCAAAGAGCTCAGCACCGATATACGTATTATTTGTGCAACCAACCGAGACCCATTAACTGAAGTTAACGAAGGTCGTTTTAGAGAGGATTTATACTACCGAGTCCATGTTGTGCCTATTCATATGCCACCACTGCGTGAACGTGGAACTGATATTATTGATATCGCAACTTTCTTCCTAAAAAAATACGCAAAAGAAGATCATAAAAAATTCAAAGCATTAAAGCGTAATGTTGAATTAAGACTCTGTAATTACTCATGGCCAGGTAATGTACGTCAGCTACAAAATATTATTCGAAATGTAGTGGTATTGCATAATGATACCCATGTGGCGATAGAACACCTTCCACCGCCACTAAATCAACCAGTAACCAATAAAACGGCACAGGTTGCTTCTAAGCCATCTTTTACTGCACCTTCTCAATTCTCAAGAAATACAGAAGTCGCTGAAGTTCAACATAATCAGACAGAACAACAGCAAATATCACCACCAGAAGAACAAGCTTTAGAAGCCAGTGCGACAGATGCAATTAATACCAGTGTAATTCGCCCAATGGCAGATATCGAACGTGAAGTCATTCAAAATGCCATCGATCATTGCGATGGAAATGTCCTTAATGCCGCTGTTCTATTGGAATTAAGCCCATCGACACTCTATCGTAAAAAGCAGGCATGGGAAGCCTATGAAGAATCCGAATGA